The following coding sequences lie in one Cyanobacterium sp. Dongsha4 genomic window:
- the mfd gene encoding transcription-repair coupling factor: MLNSVIRAIASSTLTQDLYQKLNQNKTLHLQGASRLPKGLVASAIANQGNNNLLVVCSTLEEAARWMANIELMGWKQTFFYPTSEASPYEAFDPESEMVWGQLQTLSSLLSQDTTQKTAIITTEKALQPHLPPVEVLKEYCLSLFKGMSLESQEIELTLAKMGYERVNLVEIEGQWSKRGDLIDIFPVSAELPVRLEFFGDELEKIREFDPVSQRSLDAIESLSLTPTTWQGLISQNLPSVEIIKPYLSTSEQENLENNIYPEGMTRFLGFAFGDRVCSLLDYLPPNTVVAIDEVEQCQAHSHIWFEQAEDKWELMQKLVEIPPNPPLKGGNNGMLHREFTECLASINYPQIFLSEIYTDTDKDNKNSLNLSSRPLPISPHQFAKLAEILRGKKEIYNTINLSQYNSWLVSAQPSRTVALLQEHDSPAQFIPNPLDFGTIEKLQRQGISTALKYSGQAELEGFILPTFRIVVVTDREFFGQHNLATPTYIRKRRKAASKQVDLDKLRPKDFIVHKYHGIGQFLELEIYDGREYLVIKYADGLLRVPADSLELVSRYRHTETKPPKLNKMSGKEWQNVKNKVKKSIKKLAVDLVKLYATRNELKGYAYPPDSPWQIELEDSFPYQATPDQLKAIIDVKRDLESDRPMDRLVCGDVGFGKTEVAIRSIFKVVTSGNKQVVFLAPTTILSQQHYHTLMERFAPYPINIGLLNRFRTASERKEIIQKLATGELDIVVGTQLLLSNKIKYKDLGLLVVDEEQRFGVNQKEKIKALKTSIDVLTLSATPIPRTLYMSISGVREMSLITTPPPSRRPIKTHIMPFNQEVIRTAIRNELDRGGQIFYVVPRIEGMEKIITMLEQMIPSLRIAIAHGQLDEGQLESTMLGFSNGEADLLLCTTIVESGLDIPRVNTIIVESAHKFGLSQLYQLRGRVGRSGIQAHAWLLYPNDEILSDIAKKRLRALQEFSQLGSGYHLAMRDMEIRGVGNLLGAEQSGQMEAIGFEMYTEMLKEAINEIQGQEIPQVEDTQIDLKLTALIPNRYIADMEQKMDAYRAVATVTSQREIKQIESDWQDRYGEIPESARELLLVADLKLKAKSIGFSRIKPEGKQNIILETPMQEPAWLLLAEKLPPHLRNRFVYGKNKVIVRGLGTMKPSQQLENLNNWFTYLVSENSSLV; encoded by the coding sequence ATGTTAAATTCTGTAATTCGTGCGATCGCATCTTCTACCTTAACTCAAGACCTTTACCAGAAATTAAACCAAAATAAAACGTTACATTTGCAAGGTGCATCCAGATTACCGAAAGGATTAGTTGCCTCAGCCATTGCGAACCAAGGAAATAATAACTTACTTGTAGTCTGCTCAACCCTTGAAGAAGCCGCCCGTTGGATGGCAAATATTGAGCTTATGGGCTGGAAACAAACTTTTTTCTATCCTACCTCGGAAGCAAGTCCTTATGAGGCTTTTGACCCAGAATCCGAGATGGTGTGGGGACAGCTACAGACCCTTTCTAGTCTGCTTAGTCAAGATACTACACAAAAAACAGCTATCATAACCACAGAAAAAGCCTTACAACCCCATTTACCTCCCGTTGAAGTATTAAAGGAATATTGTCTAAGTCTGTTTAAGGGCATGAGTTTGGAGAGTCAGGAGATTGAATTAACTTTAGCAAAAATGGGTTATGAGCGGGTTAATTTAGTAGAAATTGAGGGGCAATGGAGTAAACGGGGGGATTTAATCGATATTTTCCCCGTATCCGCCGAATTACCCGTTAGATTAGAGTTTTTTGGGGATGAATTAGAGAAAATTAGGGAATTTGATCCCGTTTCTCAAAGAAGTTTAGATGCGATCGAATCTTTGAGTTTGACTCCTACCACATGGCAAGGGCTAATTAGTCAGAATTTACCCAGTGTAGAAATTATTAAACCATATTTAAGCACTTCTGAGCAAGAGAATTTAGAAAATAATATTTATCCTGAAGGGATGACTCGTTTTCTCGGCTTTGCCTTCGGCGATCGAGTCTGTTCTTTATTGGACTATTTGCCCCCCAATACAGTAGTTGCGATCGATGAAGTGGAACAGTGTCAAGCCCATAGCCATATTTGGTTTGAACAAGCAGAAGATAAATGGGAGTTAATGCAAAAGTTGGTGGAGATCCCCCCTAACCCCCCTTTGAAAGGGGGGAATAATGGGATGTTGCATAGAGAATTTACGGAATGTTTAGCAAGTATTAATTACCCTCAAATTTTTCTTTCAGAAATTTATACAGATACCGATAAAGATAATAAAAATAGTTTAAATTTATCCAGTCGCCCTTTACCTATTTCTCCTCATCAATTTGCTAAATTAGCAGAAATTTTAAGGGGTAAAAAAGAAATTTATAACACCATTAATTTAAGTCAATATAATAGTTGGCTTGTTTCTGCACAACCTTCTCGCACAGTGGCTTTATTGCAAGAACATGACTCTCCTGCTCAATTTATACCGAATCCCCTCGATTTTGGCACGATTGAAAAACTGCAAAGACAGGGCATTTCTACCGCTTTAAAATATTCTGGACAAGCAGAATTAGAAGGGTTTATTTTACCCACTTTTCGCATAGTAGTTGTTACCGATAGAGAGTTTTTTGGACAACATAATTTAGCCACTCCTACTTATATCAGAAAACGCAGAAAAGCCGCCTCAAAGCAGGTTGATTTAGACAAGTTAAGACCAAAAGATTTTATTGTCCATAAGTATCATGGTATTGGACAATTTTTAGAGTTAGAAATTTATGATGGTAGGGAATATTTAGTTATCAAATATGCTGATGGATTACTCAGAGTTCCTGCCGATAGTTTAGAGTTAGTTAGCCGTTATCGACACACGGAAACTAAGCCACCAAAGTTAAATAAAATGTCCGGTAAAGAGTGGCAAAATGTCAAAAATAAGGTCAAAAAATCTATTAAGAAATTAGCGGTGGATTTAGTCAAATTATATGCCACTAGAAACGAATTAAAAGGTTATGCTTATCCCCCTGATTCTCCTTGGCAAATTGAGTTAGAAGATTCTTTTCCTTATCAGGCTACACCAGATCAATTAAAGGCAATTATTGACGTTAAAAGAGACTTAGAAAGCGATCGCCCTATGGATAGATTAGTATGTGGTGACGTGGGTTTCGGGAAAACAGAAGTAGCCATTAGGAGTATTTTTAAAGTGGTGACATCGGGGAATAAACAAGTGGTTTTTCTTGCACCGACTACTATTTTATCCCAACAACATTATCATACTTTAATGGAAAGATTCGCTCCTTATCCTATCAATATAGGCTTATTAAATCGCTTCCGCACAGCGTCAGAAAGAAAAGAAATTATCCAAAAATTAGCAACGGGAGAATTAGATATTGTGGTCGGTACACAGTTATTATTAAGCAATAAAATTAAATACAAAGATTTAGGCTTATTAGTAGTAGATGAAGAGCAAAGATTTGGGGTTAATCAAAAAGAAAAAATTAAAGCATTAAAAACATCCATTGATGTGTTAACTCTCAGTGCCACTCCTATCCCTCGTACTTTGTATATGTCTATCTCTGGAGTGCGGGAAATGAGCCTTATTACCACTCCTCCCCCCAGTCGTCGCCCCATTAAAACCCATATCATGCCCTTTAATCAAGAGGTGATTCGTACTGCCATTCGCAATGAATTAGATAGGGGAGGACAAATTTTCTATGTTGTGCCTCGCATTGAGGGCATGGAAAAAATTATCACCATGTTAGAACAAATGATACCTAGTTTAAGAATTGCGATCGCCCACGGGCAGTTAGATGAAGGGCAATTAGAATCGACTATGTTAGGGTTTAGTAATGGAGAGGCGGATTTGCTACTCTGTACGACTATTGTGGAGTCTGGCTTAGATATTCCCAGAGTGAATACAATTATTGTGGAATCTGCCCATAAATTCGGATTATCTCAATTATATCAGCTACGGGGACGAGTGGGGCGATCGGGCATTCAAGCCCACGCATGGTTACTCTATCCTAATGATGAAATTTTATCAGATATTGCCAAAAAAAGATTAAGAGCTTTGCAGGAGTTTTCACAACTCGGTTCAGGGTATCATTTAGCTATGCGTGATATGGAAATAAGAGGGGTTGGTAATTTACTTGGTGCTGAACAATCTGGGCAAATGGAGGCTATTGGATTTGAGATGTACACAGAGATGTTAAAAGAAGCCATTAACGAAATTCAAGGGCAAGAAATCCCCCAAGTAGAAGATACTCAAATCGATTTGAAACTCACTGCTTTAATTCCTAACCGCTATATTGCTGACATGGAACAAAAAATGGATGCTTACCGTGCTGTAGCTACCGTTACATCTCAGAGGGAAATAAAACAAATCGAAAGTGATTGGCAGGATAGATATGGAGAAATACCCGAATCAGCAAGGGAATTATTATTAGTAGCCGATTTAAAATTGAAAGCAAAATCCATTGGTTTTTCTCGCATTAAACCCGAAGGGAAGCAAAACATTATCCTTGAAACACCAATGCAAGAACCAGCATGGTTATTATTAGCGGAAAAACTTCCTCCCCATTTACGCAACCGCTTTGTGTATGGAAAAAATAAGGTAATTGTGAGGGGATTAGGTACAATGAAACCGAGTCAACAATTAGAAAACCTCAATAACTGGTTTACCTATCTTGTCAGTGAAAACAGTAGCTTAGTTTAA